The following coding sequences are from one Gimesia chilikensis window:
- a CDS encoding N(4)-(beta-N-acetylglucosaminyl)-L-asparaginase — MIFESVASYNRGMTDRRHFIKTAAGLGASLSLFTNLKVRAQEGPAPRRPLILCSRGEEWAEKVLRPGWNVFEKGGDILDAVEESARVTELDPEDQSVGYGGLPNEEGVVQLDACFMDGRTHNCGSVAALEMIKTPSSVARLVMERTDHIHLVGEGARKFARAHGFKEENLLTDKSRKMWLRWKENLSDKDDWFPPKDGNYDLEKRPTGTINILALDSKGDLAGCTTTSGLFGKLPGRIGDSPIIGAGLYVDNEVGAAGATGRGEEILRTCGSFFVVEQMRAGKSPREACEALCHRIVKINGGPEKVNFTDKIVAINKNGEAGCFAIQGRKDKPPKAAVITEAGIQIIEGGYLIEAG; from the coding sequence TTGATCTTTGAATCTGTGGCTTCGTATAATCGGGGCATGACAGATCGCAGACATTTCATCAAGACGGCAGCGGGGCTGGGTGCTTCGCTTTCCCTGTTTACGAACCTGAAGGTACGCGCGCAGGAGGGACCCGCTCCCCGCCGACCTTTGATCCTGTGCAGCCGGGGTGAGGAGTGGGCCGAGAAGGTCCTGCGTCCCGGGTGGAACGTGTTCGAGAAGGGGGGCGATATTCTCGACGCGGTGGAAGAATCCGCGCGGGTGACGGAACTGGATCCCGAAGATCAGTCGGTAGGCTATGGCGGCTTGCCGAATGAGGAAGGGGTGGTGCAGCTCGATGCCTGCTTCATGGATGGTCGGACGCATAACTGCGGCTCCGTGGCGGCACTGGAGATGATTAAGACGCCGTCCTCGGTCGCGCGACTGGTGATGGAACGGACCGATCACATTCACCTGGTAGGTGAGGGGGCCCGCAAGTTTGCGCGGGCGCATGGCTTCAAGGAAGAGAACCTGCTGACGGACAAATCGCGGAAGATGTGGCTCCGCTGGAAGGAGAATCTGAGCGACAAGGACGACTGGTTCCCGCCGAAAGACGGCAATTACGATCTGGAGAAACGGCCGACCGGCACGATCAACATTCTGGCGCTGGACAGCAAAGGGGATCTGGCGGGCTGCACGACGACCTCGGGGTTGTTCGGGAAGCTGCCGGGCCGGATTGGGGATTCGCCGATTATTGGCGCGGGTCTGTATGTGGACAACGAAGTGGGAGCCGCGGGTGCGACGGGCCGGGGTGAAGAGATTCTGCGAACCTGCGGGAGCTTCTTCGTCGTGGAACAGATGCGGGCCGGTAAGAGCCCCCGTGAGGCGTGCGAAGCGCTGTGTCACCGCATCGTGAAGATCAACGGCGGCCCGGAGAAGGTGAACTTCACCGATAAGATCGTGGCGATCAATAAGAATGGCGAAGCGGGCTGCTTTGCGATTCAGGGTCGGAAAGACAAGCCCCCCAAGGCGGCAGTGATTACCGAAGCGGGGATTCAAATTATTGAGGGTGGCTATCTGATTGAGGCGGGGTAG
- the glmM gene encoding phosphoglucosamine mutase, whose amino-acid sequence MSERILSISGLRGVVGNGLTPDYLTRFAAAVGTIADQGTVVLSRDGRGSGRMVRHAVISGLLATGCKVIDADIATTPTCGVLVTHLKAAGGIQITASHNPIPWNGLKPFSPEGSVYNQEQGERLLDVLNNEKFNFVSWDQLGEVERYENAAGPHIERVLALIDQAAIQQRKFKVVLDCNHGSGGVATPHLLEALGCEVIVLGGTPDGNFAHTPEPLKENLTSLCEEVVKQGADAGFAQDPDADRLAIVDETGRYIGEELTLALGADYVLARTPGPIVVNGSTSRVTADIAAKYDCPFFRSYVGEAHVCAKMKQEKAIIGGEGNGGVIDPKVGFVRDSYVSMAYVLAGLAASKQTLSAWADSLPQYSIVKNKITCPREKVAEACAALEKHFDSATASSGDGLRLDWDDRWVQVRASNTEPIIRVIAEAPQNDEAQQLCEAAMEIVGSAVA is encoded by the coding sequence ATGTCGGAACGGATTCTGAGTATTTCTGGTTTACGGGGTGTCGTGGGAAACGGTTTGACTCCCGATTACCTGACCCGCTTTGCCGCCGCGGTGGGAACGATTGCCGACCAGGGGACCGTGGTACTCTCGCGTGACGGACGTGGCAGTGGTCGGATGGTGCGGCATGCGGTCATTTCCGGTCTGCTGGCGACGGGCTGCAAGGTGATTGACGCCGACATCGCGACAACGCCGACCTGCGGCGTACTGGTGACACATCTGAAAGCCGCGGGGGGGATTCAGATCACGGCGAGCCATAATCCGATCCCCTGGAACGGACTCAAACCGTTTTCGCCCGAAGGTTCGGTTTACAACCAGGAGCAGGGAGAGCGGCTGCTGGATGTGCTCAACAATGAGAAGTTCAACTTTGTCTCCTGGGATCAGTTGGGAGAGGTAGAGCGCTACGAAAACGCAGCTGGTCCCCATATCGAACGGGTACTGGCATTGATTGACCAGGCGGCGATTCAGCAGCGGAAGTTCAAAGTGGTGCTGGACTGTAATCATGGTTCCGGTGGTGTGGCGACGCCGCATCTATTGGAAGCGCTGGGCTGTGAAGTGATTGTGCTGGGTGGTACGCCAGACGGTAATTTCGCACATACTCCCGAGCCGCTGAAGGAGAACCTGACCTCACTCTGTGAAGAAGTGGTCAAGCAGGGCGCGGATGCGGGCTTTGCCCAGGATCCCGATGCAGATCGACTGGCGATTGTGGATGAGACGGGGCGGTACATCGGCGAAGAGCTGACGCTGGCCCTGGGAGCCGACTACGTGCTGGCCCGGACTCCGGGACCGATTGTGGTGAATGGTTCCACCAGCCGAGTGACGGCGGATATTGCGGCGAAGTACGATTGCCCCTTCTTCCGTTCCTATGTGGGTGAAGCGCACGTCTGTGCGAAGATGAAACAGGAAAAGGCGATCATCGGCGGCGAAGGGAATGGTGGGGTGATTGATCCCAAGGTCGGTTTTGTGCGAGACAGCTATGTGAGCATGGCCTACGTGCTGGCGGGGCTGGCCGCTTCAAAACAGACGCTGTCTGCCTGGGCCGATTCGCTGCCGCAATACAGTATTGTGAAGAACAAAATCACCTGTCCCCGCGAAAAGGTGGCCGAGGCGTGTGCGGCGCTGGAGAAACATTTCGACTCGGCAACGGCCTCGTCGGGCGATGGCCTGCGTCTGGACTGGGACGACCGCTGGGTACAGGTACGGGCGAGCAACACGGAGCCGATCATCCGGGTCATCGCGGAAGCACCGCAAAACGATGAGGCCCAGCAGTTGTGCGAAGCGGCGATGGAGATCGTGGGTTCGGCAGTGGCTTAA